The proteins below are encoded in one region of Hordeum vulgare subsp. vulgare chromosome 3H, MorexV3_pseudomolecules_assembly, whole genome shotgun sequence:
- the LOC123440415 gene encoding cation/H(+) antiporter 15-like → MASTVAPLNADVDLPTNVTAQTHNATASKVTNMVVCYSPMMITTNGIWQGVNPLEFSLPLFILQVAVIVITTRFIVLLLRPFRQPRVIAEILAGVVLGPSLMGQMDVWGNMVFPQRSLLTLETVAHLGLLYFLFLVGLEMDLDVIRRSGRKALFVALAGMALPFCIGTATSFIFRHQVSRNVHQTSFLLFLGVALSVTAFPVLARILAEIKLLNTDLGRIAMSAAIVNDMCAWILLAMAIAITEVDSTALSSLWVLLSGVVFVLICFYVVRPAMWWLIHRIPEGESISDMEVSLILAGVMLAGVCTEAIGIHSVFGAFIYGLVIPSVPLGVTLIEKLEDFVTGLLLPLFFAISGLRTNITKARDPVTVGLLVLVFVMASFAKVMGTIIIAALYTMPFREGIALGFLMNTRGLVEMIVLNIGRDKQVLDDESFAVMVMVSVGMTALVTPIVTGLHKPARRLVVYKRRNLQRIRHDSELRMLACVHTTRNVPSVLSLLELSNPSKRSPIFIYALHLVELTGRASNMLAAAAASASTNNNRSGSSALPATTEHIFNAFENYEMHTGGVSIQTLAAVSPYQTMHDDVSVLAEDKHVSLIVVPFHKQQTVDGGMEPINPSIRAFNESLLSASPCSVAILVDRGLSAAAARMADEHRLVLFFFGGPDDREALAYAWRMVENPSVSLAIVRFLPPDYRERSFSSPTYRSADTADSRAINIGTEGKTELEMDEEYLGEFRARNQGNGAIMYADKTVTNSEETVAAIRSMDSSTHEMYIVGRRPGEAGSPMTSALEDWMECPELGPIGDMLVSSDFSMGVSVLVVQQYVVAGAPVAAAAPAASVDPVRQYLSNANLHPVAGPGGYQTIPPSSAANSWSSGTVGF, encoded by the exons ATGGCATCCACCGTAGCGCCATTGAACGCCGACGTCGACCTGCCGACGAACGTGACCGCGCAGACCCACAATGCGACGGCGTCCAAGGTCACAAACATGGTGGTGTGCTACTCGCCCATGATGATCACCACCAACGGCATCTGGCAGGGCGTCAACCCGCTCGAGTTCTCCCTCCCGCTCTTCATCCTCCaggtcgccgtcatcgtcatcaccacgcgcttcatcgtcctcctcctcagGCCCTTCCGGCAGCCCCGCGTCATCGCTGAGATCCTCGCCGGCGTCGTGCTCGGCCCGTCCCTGATGGGCCAGATGGATGTGTGGGGCAACATGGTGTTCCCGCAGCGCAGCCTGCTCACGCTCGAGACGGTGGCGCACCTCGGCCTTCTCTActtcctcttcctcgtcgggCTGGAGATGGACCTCGACGTGATCAGGCGGTCCGGCAGGAAGGCGCTGTTCGTGGCCTTGGCCGGGATGGCGCTGCCCTTCTGCATTGGCACCGCCACGTCCTTCATATTCCGGCACCAGGTGTCCCGGAACGTGCACCAGACCTCCTTCCTGCTCTTCCTTGGCGTCGCGCTCTCCGTCACGGCGTTCCCGGTGCTCGCCCGCATCCTTGCCGAGATCAAGCTGCTCAACACGGACCTCGGCCGCATCGCCATGTCCGCCGCCATCGTCAACGACATGTGCGCGTGGATCCTGCTCGCGATGGCCATCGCCATCACGGAGGTGGACAGCACGGCGCTGTCGTCCCTGTGGGTGCTCCTCTCCGGGGTGGTCTTCGTGCTCATATGTTTCTACGTCGTGCGCCCAGCGATGTGGTGGCTCATCCACCGCATCCCCGAGGGCGAGAGCATCAGCGACATGGAGGTGTCGCTCATCCTTGCCGGCGTCATGCTCGCCGGAGTCTGCACCGAAGCCATCGGCATCCACTCCGTCTTCGGCGCCTTCATCTACGGCCTGGTCATCCCGAGCGTGCCGCTCGGCGTCACACTCATCGAGAAGCTCGAGGACTTCGTCACCGGGCTCCTCCTCCCGCTCTTCTTCGCCATCAGCGGCTTGCGTACCAACATTACCAAGGCGCGTGATCCTGTGACCGTCGGCCTGCTCGTGCTCGTCTTCGTCATGGCCAGCTTCGCTAAGGTCATGGGCACCATCATCATCGCCGCGCTCTACACCATGCCGTTCCGTGAGGGCATCGCCCTCGGCTTCCTCATGAACACCAGGGGGCTCGTGGAAATGATCGTGCTCAACATTGGGAGAGACAAGCAG GTGTTGGATGACGAGTCGTTTGCGGTGATGGTGATGGTGTCGGTGGGGATGACGGCTCTGGTGACGCCGATCGTGACGGGGTTGCACAAGCCGGCGCGGCGGCTCGTCGTGTACAAGCGGAGGAACCTACAGCGCATCAGGCACGACAGCGAGCTCCGGATGCTGGCCTGCGTGCACACCACCCGCAACGTGCCGTCCGTGCTGTCGCTGCTGGAGCTGTCCAACCCCAGCAAGCGCTCCCCCATCTTCATCTACGCGCTCCACCTCGTCGAGCTCACGGGGCGAGCCTCCAAcatgctcgccgccgccgccgcctctgccTCCACAAATAATAACCGGTCTGGCTCCTCTGCCTTGCCGGCTACGACGGAGCACATCTTCAACGCCTTTGAGAACTACGAGATGCACACCG GTGGTGTCTCCATCCAGACGCTGGCGGCCGTGTCGCCGTACCAAACCATGCACGACGACGTGTCCGTCCTGGCGGAGGACAAGCACGTCTCGCTCATCGTCGTCCCTTTCCACAAGCAGCAGACGGTGGACGGCGGCATGGAGCCGATCAACCCCTCCATCCGCGCCTTCAACGAGAGCCTCCTGTCCGCGTCCCCGTGCTCCGTCGCCATCCTCGTGGACCGCGGCCTGAGCGCCGCCGCGGCGCGCATGGCCGACGAGCACCGCCTGGTGCTCTTCTTCTTCGGCGGGCCCGACGACCGCGAGGCGCTCGCCTACGCGTGGAGGATGGTGGAGAACCCCAGCGTCAGCCTCGCCATCGTGCGGTTCCTCCCGCCGGACTACCGGGAGCGATCCTTCTCCAGCCCCACCTACCGGTCGGCCGACACGGCGGACTCACGCGCGATCAACATCGGCACGGAGGGCAAGACGGAGCTGGAGATGGACGAGGAGTACCTCGGCGAGTTCCGCGCGCGCAACCAGGGCAACGGcgccatcatgtacgccgacaagaCGGTGACCAACAGCGAGGAGACGGTGGCGGCCATCAGGAGCATGGACAGCAGCACGCACGAGATGTACATCGTTGGCCGCCGCCCCGGCGAGGCCGGGTCGCCGATGACGTCGGCACTGGAGGACTGGATGGAGTGCCCGGAGCTGGGGCCCATCGGTGACATGCTCGTGTCGTCAGACTTCTCCATGGGGGTGTCGGTGCTGGTGGTCCAGCAGTACGTGGTGGCCGGGGCGCCCGTGGCAGCCGCGGCGCCGGCCGCCAGCGTCGATCCGGTACGCCAGTACCTGAGCAACGCCAACTTGCATCCGGTCGCGGGGCCCGGGGGGTACCAGACGATCCCGCCGTCGTCGGCGGCCAATAGCTGGTCTAGCGGCACCGTAGGCTTCTGA